One window from the genome of Persephonella sp. encodes:
- a CDS encoding Pvc16 family protein gives MINSIDETIETFFRDFLPEDQFELSFNPPNKEWVSRLSGDKPVVNIYLYDIRENTQLRSNQWEVYKKEDGSYTKEPPLIRLNLYYLITVWSPDTSDGVIEEHYVMGLIFSNLFRYSKIPPEFFQGEIRRIKPQPEIPISAASEDAFKEQGIGQFWSTMELSWKPALYLTVTAPIALPSHIKGKLVTTKISKFGHEVTGTVLTVKPPIRSSLFQTESTNIYRMGISGKSSKLLRWRKKGYRTLIVDNIDNFEVGDWIAVIDGEKTETGKIIYKNPSSNKLVLRDKLVHTHKKNTEIRKLTKKAELSLDLIDNLHGGKTTVYIDGTDSQKIDKGSYILFKDPEKEEAFMITEISRDRVIYQPEKYTQFGGIVTNNSENTSPLIGARVKLIDGSNNLINETITDIHGRFSFRKIRELPKKLRVSKEGYKDKEVTLSEFPKNRIEDMIIRLEPVE, from the coding sequence ATGATAAACAGTATAGATGAAACGATTGAAACTTTTTTTAGGGATTTTTTACCTGAGGATCAATTTGAGCTGAGCTTTAACCCTCCTAATAAAGAATGGGTAAGTAGACTTTCCGGAGATAAACCGGTAGTAAACATATATCTTTACGACATTAGGGAAAATACACAGCTCAGATCAAACCAGTGGGAAGTGTATAAAAAAGAAGACGGCAGTTACACAAAAGAACCCCCCCTAATTAGACTTAATCTTTATTACCTTATCACTGTATGGAGTCCGGACACATCAGATGGAGTAATTGAGGAACATTACGTTATGGGATTAATATTTTCAAATCTTTTTAGATATTCAAAGATACCTCCAGAATTTTTTCAGGGGGAAATAAGAAGAATAAAACCACAACCTGAAATACCTATATCTGCTGCATCAGAAGATGCATTCAAAGAACAGGGAATAGGACAGTTCTGGAGCACAATGGAACTAAGCTGGAAACCTGCTTTGTATCTAACTGTAACAGCACCTATTGCTCTGCCTTCCCATATTAAAGGTAAACTGGTAACAACAAAAATATCAAAGTTCGGACATGAAGTAACAGGAACCGTTCTAACAGTTAAACCACCGATAAGATCTTCTTTATTCCAGACAGAAAGCACAAATATATACAGAATGGGTATATCAGGAAAAAGCTCAAAACTTTTAAGATGGAGGAAAAAAGGCTACAGAACCCTTATTGTTGATAACATAGACAATTTTGAGGTCGGGGACTGGATAGCAGTGATTGATGGGGAAAAAACAGAAACAGGAAAAATAATCTATAAAAATCCATCATCAAACAAACTTGTATTAAGAGATAAACTGGTGCACACCCACAAAAAAAATACAGAAATAAGAAAGTTAACAAAAAAAGCAGAGCTTTCTTTAGATTTAATTGATAATTTACACGGCGGTAAAACCACAGTATACATAGATGGAACAGACAGTCAAAAGATCGATAAAGGTTCTTATATACTTTTTAAAGATCCGGAAAAAGAGGAGGCTTTTATGATAACCGAAATATCCAGAGACAGGGTAATATATCAGCCTGAAAAATATACACAGTTTGGCGGAATAGTAACAAATAACAGTGAAAACACTTCCCCACTTATAGGTGCCAGAGTAAAACTGATAGACGGATCAAACAACCTTATAAATGAAACGATCACAGACATTCACGGAAGGTTCAGTTTTAGAAAAATAAGGGAACTGCCTAAAAAATTAAGAGTTTCAAAAGAAGGCTACAAAGATAAAGAGGTAACTCTATCGGAATTTCCAAAAAACAGGATTGAAGATATGATTATAAGACTGGAACCTGTTGAATAA